The following are encoded together in the Tripterygium wilfordii isolate XIE 37 chromosome 18, ASM1340144v1, whole genome shotgun sequence genome:
- the LOC119984375 gene encoding late embryogenesis abundant protein At1g64065, which yields MLSPEQVRPLAPAAERVSSDEDEAALLYRKIRRRRCLKICGCITALVLLTIITLILVLVFTVFRVKDPVIKMNNITVTQLELINNTIPRPGVNMSLIADVSVKNPNYASFKFKNTTTTLYYHGLVIGEARGPPGQSKARRTARMNITVDIITDRLLSAPNLTQEISSGLLDLNAYSRLPGRVKILVIINRHITVKMNCTLSFNLTSQDISDQKCKQSVDL from the coding sequence ATGTTATCACCGGAGCAGGTGAGGCCACTAGCTCCGGCAGCCGAACGCGTGAGCAGCGACGAAGACGAAGCGGCTCTGCTTTACCGGAAAATCCGCAGAAGAAGATGCCTCAAAATATGTGGTTGCATTACAGCACTAGTGCTTCTCACCATAATCACACTCATCCTAGTCCTGGTCTTCACCGTTTTCCGCGTCAAGGACCCCGTGATCAAGATGAACAACATCACCGTCACCCAACTCGAGCTAATCAACAACACGATTCCTCGACCGGGAGTCAACATGTCTCTGATTGCAGACGTATCCGTCAAGAATCCTAATTATGCTTCCTTCAAGTTTAAGAACACCACCACAACGCTTTATTATCACGGTTTGGTGATCGGAGAGGCCCGAGGCCCACCGGGCCAGAGCAAGGCCAGACGGACGGCCAGGATGAATATTACTGTGGATATTATTACGGATCGGCTCTTGTCGGCCCCGAATTTGACACAGGAAATAAGTTCCGGGCTCCTGGATTTGAATGCTTATTCGAGGCTACCGGGGAGGGTTAAGATATTAGTGATTATTAATCGGCATATTACGGTGAAGATGAATTGTACGCTGTCGTTTAACTTGACTAGCCAAGATATCTCGGACCAGAAATGCAAGCAGAGCGTTGATCTTTAG